From a region of the Danaus plexippus chromosome 8, MEX_DaPlex, whole genome shotgun sequence genome:
- the LOC116774517 gene encoding polyglutamylase complex subunit TTLL1-like, with translation MNDKGTKRNKKTLTFCTDFEKSIVINTFLRRRWRQVSPDEDWNIYWSNTLNCRNIFSHDIGYRLKDNQLINHFPNHYELVRKDLLARNINRYRKELERAGNPIAKKTHKTLNNGQKITRYVHLDFIPTTYILPSDYKLFIEEYRRNPQYTWILKPCGKSQGAGIFIINNLSKLKKWARESKKYFQHHLLRKDTYVISRYIHNPLLIGGKKFDLRIYVLVTSFRPLKAYMYKHGFCRVCSLKYRDAELENMFIHLTNVSVQKHGEEYNCYTGGKLSLNNLKLYLEGTRGQTVTKRLFEDIQWLIVHSLKSVALIMSNDRHCFECYGYDIIIDNNLKPWLIEVNASPSMTATTINDRILKSNLIDNILSVVLPPNGIPDARWNKVPSENALGDFERLIDEECLGKDDIEDAILEML, from the coding sequence ATGAATGATAAAGGAACAAAGCGAAATAAAAAGACATTAACTTTTTGTACAGACTTTGAGAAATCGATTGTTATTAACACTTTCTTGAGGCGACGTTGGAGGCAAGTCTCTCCGGATGAAGATTGGAATATTTATTGGTCCAACACTCTCAATTGTCGAAATATATTTAGCCATGACATTGGATATCGGCTTAAGGACAACCAGCTCATAAATCATTTTCCAAATCATTATGAATTGGTGCGTAAAGATTTGTTAGCTCGAAATATAAATCGATATAGGAAAGAATTAGAGAGAGCTGGCAATCCTATCGCTAAGAAAACACATAAAACACTTAACAATGGCCAAAAAATCACAAGATATGtgcatttagattttattccgACTACTTACATCTTGCCCTCGGACTATAAACTGTTCATCGAAGAATATCGCAGAAATCCCCAATACACGTGGATATTAAAACCTTGTGGAAAATCACAAGGAGCtggcatttttataataaataatttatctaaacTCAAAAAATGGGCTCGAGAAtccaaaaaatactttcaacaTCATCTTTTAAGGAAAGACACGTATGTAATATCACGCTACATTCACAATCCGCTTTTGATTGGAggaaaaaaatttgatttaaggATATACGTCCTTGTAACATCATTCCGTCCTTTAAAAGCTTACATGTATAAACATGGATTTTGCAGAGTTTGTTCCTTAAAGTACAGAGATGCTGAACTTGAAAACATGTTTATTCATCTAACTAACGTGAGCGTTCAAAAACATGGAGAGGAATATAACTGTTATACCGGTGGCAAATTAagtctaaataatttaaaattatatttagaaggAACAAGAGGTCAAACGGTAACAAAGAGACTATTCGAAGATATTCAATGGTTAATAGTTCATTCTCTTAAGTCGGTGGCTTTAATTATGTCTAATGATCGCCATTGTTTTGAATGCTACGGATACGATATCATTATAGATAATAACCTAAAACCATGGCTTATAGAAGTTAATGCCTCTCCATCCATGACAGCCACAACAATTAATGACAGGATTCTTAAGTCTAATctcattgataatattttatccgtTGTTTTACCACCAAACGGAATTCCTGATGCGCGTTGGAACAAAGTACCCAGTGAAAATGCTTTAGGGGATTTCGAAAGACTTATAGATGAGGAATGCCTTGGCAAAGATGATATTGAAGATGCTATCTTGGAGATGttgtga
- the LOC116774723 gene encoding dynein axonemal intermediate chain 2-like — translation MDSVLTYSYLKLRKNFGKQPLFCETPPALLDSIDPDLSLQREYCLRNPVNNQTQTSITLSKQYMNTIRVTLQDRGVNHAEGGWPKDVNVNDEEATARYRRRFERDDAYVGAVLSSNPYFEHLIHQNNAIEMYNMYFKEMKPQKPVETYSVKIKNAYKDLFQRPVASIAWTFEANSKLVVSHCYKKMLLGKPLNTRLEGNVWDLENANEPAEQFLSPTACWQIVCSPSHPKVMMGGLEDGRVCIFDLREKIEPVRFSMMHLAHRDPVSALLFLHSRLNTEFFSGSSDGKCMWWDIRNISEPVDSLIMSINPTSQDFVSMADAEGISCLQFDKTFPTKFLCGTDTGLVINVNRKGKTHQEIMSAIFNAHYGPVKALYRSPCTTKVFITCGDWTVNIWSDDVHCSPIICGKAHRMQISDVSWSPQKMSGYMSISYDGKFRYWDLLRRHYGAIVTKPVSKFPLLRLKPNKQGKFVAVGDTQGIVNLLSLSDSLVISDNKDKTLMNQTFEREGRREHILETRIKEIRLKLREVETGVDSDIDLMDENVIKTAEDEFKRVVTEELKRSGTTHISSGKRYPMRNR, via the coding sequence atggatTCAGTATTGACGTATTCTTATCTGAAGTTAAGGAAAAACTTTGGGAAACAACCATTATTTTGTGAGACTCCTCCCGCATTATTGGATTCTATAGATCCTGATCTTAGTCTACAAAGAGAATATTGCTTACGAAATCCGGTTAACAATCAAACACAAACTTCTATAACTTTATCAAAGCAATACATGAACACTATACGTGTTACTCTACAAGACCGTGGAGTTAACCATGCAGAAGGCGGGTGGCCAAAAGATGTTAATGTTAATGACGAGGAAGCGACAGCCCGATATCGTAGACGTTTTGAACGAGATGATGCATATGTGGGTGCTGTACTTTCTTCAAATCCTTATTTCGAACACttaattcatcaaaataatgCTATTGAAATGtacaatatgtatttcaaGGAAATGAAGCCCCAGAAACCAGTGGAAACATAttctgtgaaaataaaaaatgcttataaagatttatttcagCGTCCCGTTGCTTCAATTGCTTGGACCTTCGAGGCTAATTCTAAACTTGTTGTCTcccattgttataaaaaaatgcttttaggTAAACCACTTAACACAAGACTAGAGGGCAATGTTTGGGATTTAGAAAATGCGAATGAACCAGCGGAACAATTTTTGTCTCCAACAGCATGTTGGCAAATAGTTTGTTCACCTTCTCATCCCAAAGTAATGATGGGTGGCCTCGAAGATGGCAGAGTATGTATTTTTGATTTGCGTGAAAAAATAGAACCAGTTCGGTTCAGCATGATGCATTTAGCCCATAGAGATCCCGTTAGTGCACTATTATTCTTACATAGCAGACTTAATACTGAATTCTTTAGTGGTTCTAGCGATGGAAAATGTATGTGGTGggatataagaaatatatctgAGCCTGTCGATTCACTTATTATGTCGATAAATCCGACTTCTCAAGATTTTGTATCTATGGCTGATGCAGAAGGTATTAGTTGTTTGCAATTTGATAAAACTTTCCCAACCAAATTTTTGTGTGGTACTGACACAGGTTTAGTTATTAATGTGAATCGTAAAGGCAAAACTCATCAAGAAATTATGAGTGCCATTTTCAATGCTCATTATGGTCCAGTAAAAGCCCTTTATCGTAGTCCTTGCACgacaaaagtttttattacatgtgGCGACTGGACCGTTAATATTTGGAGTGATGATGTGCATTGCTCCCCTATAATATGTGGTAAAGCACATAGAATGCAAATATCTGACGTTAGTTGGTCTCCTCAAAAAATGTCAGGATACATGTCTATAAGTTATGATGGAAAATTTAGGTACTGGGATCTATTAAGACGACACTACGGTGCTATTGTCACAAAACCGGTTTCAAAATTTCCGCTTTTAAGACTGAAACCAAACAAACAGGGTAAATTTGTTGCCGTTGGAGACACACAAGGAATTGTGAATCTTTTATCGTTATCTGATAGTCTTGTTATTTCGGATAATAAAGATAAGACTTTAATGAACCAAACATTCGAACGTGAAGGGCGAAGGGAACATATACTAGAAAcaagaataaaagaaataagattaaaattgaGAGAAGTTGAAACGGGAGTAGATTCTGATATTGATTTAATGgatgaaaatgttataaaaaccgCAGAAGATGAATTTAAGAGAGTGGTTACTGAGGAATTGAAAAGATCTGGTACAACACACATTTCTAGCGGAAAACGTTATCCAATGCGAAACCGTTAA
- the LOC116773793 gene encoding uncharacterized protein LOC116773793 produces MSNCTLKHMCFLVLLSLSVGQGHGIWKPSKDSLKKDIEIYRKMAIKIEQELKEYYDEYAENLFDDYNFENNKDEKSNIYVAGRKYSDFSQNNINLSNNFSLKQSQLKESNHKIFTDDTSHEEKLNNKTILYLTKKWPKFEDMLLAIGKKYDWKNDRWIKVKHKDKTFNKGVNTKNNNAHHQKHNFIYKIVKLNNAKSKRNVIAVTAVR; encoded by the exons ATGTCTAACTGCACACTGAAGCATATGTGTTTTCTCGTTTTGCTCTCATTATCCGTAG gtcAAGGTCACGGAATATGGAAGCCATCCAAAGATTCATTGAAAAAGGACATTGAAATCTACAGAAAAATGGCTA TAAAAATCGAACAAGaacttaaagaatattatgacGAATATGCAGAAAATCTGTTTGATGATTACAATTTCGAGAATAACAAAGACgaaaaaagcaatatttatgTCGCTGGAAGAAAATATTCAGATTTTtctcaaaacaatataaatttgtcgAATAACTTTAGTTTAAAACAGAGTCAACTAAAAGAATCAAACCATAAAATCTTCACTGACGATACGTCACACGAAGAAAAgctaaacaataaaactattctaTATCTCACGAAAAAGTGGCCTAAATTTGAAGACATGTTATTAGCAATTGGAAAGAAGTACGACTGGAAAAATGATAGATGGATTAAGGTTAAGCATAAAGATAAAACCTTTAACAAGGGggtaaatactaaaaataataatgcacaccatcaaaaacataattttatatataagattgtaaagttaaataatgctaaaagtaaaagaaatgttatagCTGTAACAGCtgtaagataa